One Roseomonas gilardii subsp. gilardii genomic region harbors:
- a CDS encoding crotonase/enoyl-CoA hydratase family protein, translating to MTYFPTTSFSNPASFSSSPVQHQLVSARMEVQGLSPVARDGSLVLDKDFADIRVRLDAEARTFWCRLTPQGRPCVSPGVLRDLTEMQADVAHWLAQAGEEKRPFDYFVVASGIPGIFNMGGDLKLFADAVRKEQRVLLQHYAHRCIDVVYNNLVSYGAPVVTIALVQGDALGGGFETALSCNLIAAERGTKFGLPEVLFNLFPGMGAYSLIARRIGAVQAERMILSGRIYTAEELHELGLVDMLLTPGQGDEELRQYIAGQGRRHNAMQAVFRARHIAAPVTLKELRDIVDVWVDAAMRLTPADLRKMERLAAAQERRTSRDRGIGIAAE from the coding sequence ATGACCTACTTCCCCACCACTTCCTTCTCCAACCCGGCCTCCTTCTCCAGCTCGCCGGTGCAGCACCAGCTGGTGTCCGCCCGTATGGAGGTCCAGGGCCTCAGCCCCGTCGCCAGGGATGGCAGCCTGGTCCTGGACAAGGACTTCGCCGATATCCGCGTCCGGCTGGATGCCGAGGCCCGCACCTTCTGGTGCCGCCTGACCCCGCAGGGCCGGCCCTGCGTCTCCCCGGGTGTGCTGCGCGACCTGACCGAGATGCAGGCGGATGTCGCCCACTGGCTGGCCCAGGCCGGCGAGGAGAAGCGTCCTTTCGACTATTTCGTCGTCGCCTCGGGCATCCCCGGCATCTTCAACATGGGCGGGGACCTGAAGCTCTTCGCCGATGCGGTGCGCAAGGAGCAGCGGGTGCTGCTGCAGCACTACGCGCATCGCTGCATCGATGTGGTCTACAACAACCTCGTCAGCTACGGCGCCCCGGTCGTGACCATCGCGCTGGTGCAGGGCGACGCCCTGGGCGGCGGCTTTGAGACGGCGCTGTCCTGCAACCTGATCGCGGCGGAACGGGGCACCAAGTTCGGCCTGCCGGAGGTGCTGTTCAACCTCTTCCCCGGCATGGGCGCCTACAGCCTGATCGCCCGCCGCATCGGCGCCGTGCAGGCCGAGCGCATGATCCTGAGCGGCCGCATCTACACCGCCGAGGAGCTGCATGAGCTGGGCCTGGTGGACATGCTGCTGACCCCGGGCCAGGGCGACGAGGAGCTGCGCCAGTACATCGCCGGGCAGGGCCGCCGGCACAACGCGATGCAGGCGGTGTTCCGTGCCCGCCACATCGCCGCCCCGGTGACGCTGAAGGAGCTGCGTGACATCGTCGATGTCTGGGTGGACGCGGCGATGCGCCTGACCCCGGCGGACCTGCGCAAGATGGAGCGCCTCGCCGCGGCACAGGAGCGCCGGACCAGCCGGGACCGGGGGATCGGCATCGCGGCCGAGTGA
- a CDS encoding dTDP-4-dehydrorhamnose 3,5-epimerase family protein, translating to MIFQSTRIEGLWAIVIERHRDERGSFGRTFCEKEFTERGLNGRFVQSSTSVTRRAGTLRGMHYQRPPYEEVKLVRCVRGTIFDVVADVRRDSPSFGKWQGFHLGQDEDLSLYIPTGCAHGFLTLTDDVEVTYSMSTPFAPGFADGFRYDDPGFAIEWPAAPSLVAEKDLAWAPFGTGA from the coding sequence ATGATCTTCCAATCTACCAGGATCGAAGGCCTCTGGGCCATTGTGATCGAGCGCCACCGCGACGAGCGGGGCTCCTTCGGCCGCACCTTCTGCGAGAAGGAGTTCACCGAGCGGGGCCTCAACGGCCGCTTCGTGCAGAGCAGCACCTCCGTGACGCGGCGGGCCGGGACGCTCCGGGGCATGCACTACCAGCGTCCGCCCTATGAGGAAGTGAAGCTCGTGCGATGCGTCCGTGGCACGATCTTCGACGTGGTGGCGGATGTCCGGCGGGATTCGCCAAGCTTCGGGAAGTGGCAGGGGTTCCACCTGGGGCAGGATGAGGATCTGAGCCTCTATATCCCCACCGGCTGTGCCCATGGCTTCCTGACCCTGACCGACGATGTGGAAGTGACCTACAGCATGTCCACACCCTTCGCCCCGGGTTTCGCGGACGGGTTCCGCTATGACGATCCGGGCTTCGCCATCGAATGGCCCGCCGCCCCCAGCCTGGTGGCCGAGAAGGATCTGGCCTGGGCCCCGTTCGGGACAGGGGCCTGA
- a CDS encoding DUF4910 domain-containing protein, which produces MSGLGQEMQGHVEALFPICRSITGAGLRQTLRYISDRIGLEIHEVPSGTPVLDWEVPEEWTVRGARIERLNGETVVDFRDNNLHLVQYSLPVDRVVPRDELERHLHSLPEQPGLIPYRTGYYARSWGFCLSQNQRDAMRDEAYRVVVDTTLAPGALSYGELFLPGESGEEFLFSIHCCHPSLANDNLASIAVAMALADSQKRRNGRKLGLRFVFLPGTIGAITWLARNRDTVGRVRHGLVLSCLGDAGGLTYKRSRRGDARVDRYATHVLAEEGFAERVLPFIPYGYDERQYCSPGFNLPVGCLMRSPNGTFPEYHTSADNPSLVKPESLEHSLMALERIVAMAEADYIPLNTQPYGEPQLGRRGLYKAIGGQHDQEDARARFDQMTVFWVLNLADGTHSLLDIAERAGKPFPAVAAAARALSEAGLLVPAEGRVIGQDTAG; this is translated from the coding sequence ATGAGCGGGCTGGGTCAGGAAATGCAGGGGCATGTGGAGGCGCTGTTCCCGATCTGCCGGAGCATCACCGGGGCGGGCCTCCGGCAGACGCTGCGCTACATCTCCGACCGGATCGGACTGGAGATCCACGAGGTGCCCAGCGGTACGCCGGTGCTGGACTGGGAAGTGCCGGAGGAGTGGACGGTGCGGGGCGCCCGGATCGAGCGCCTGAACGGCGAGACCGTGGTGGATTTCCGCGACAACAACCTGCATCTCGTGCAGTACAGCCTGCCGGTGGACCGGGTGGTGCCACGGGATGAGCTGGAGCGGCACCTGCACAGCCTGCCGGAGCAGCCCGGCCTCATCCCCTACCGCACCGGCTACTACGCCCGGAGCTGGGGGTTCTGCCTGTCGCAGAACCAGCGCGACGCGATGCGGGACGAGGCCTATCGCGTCGTGGTGGACACCACCCTGGCGCCGGGCGCGCTCAGCTATGGCGAGCTGTTCCTGCCGGGCGAGAGCGGGGAGGAGTTCCTCTTCTCCATCCATTGCTGCCACCCCTCGCTGGCCAACGACAACCTTGCCTCCATCGCCGTGGCCATGGCGCTGGCGGATTCGCAGAAGCGGCGGAACGGCCGGAAGCTGGGCCTGCGCTTCGTCTTCCTGCCCGGCACGATCGGCGCCATCACCTGGCTGGCGCGCAACCGCGACACGGTCGGGCGGGTCCGGCACGGGCTGGTGCTGAGCTGCCTGGGTGATGCCGGGGGGCTGACCTACAAGCGGTCCCGCCGCGGCGATGCACGGGTGGACCGTTACGCCACGCATGTGCTGGCGGAGGAAGGCTTCGCCGAGCGCGTGCTGCCCTTCATCCCCTATGGCTATGACGAGCGGCAGTACTGCTCGCCCGGCTTCAACCTGCCGGTCGGCTGCCTGATGCGCTCGCCCAACGGTACCTTCCCGGAATACCACACCTCCGCCGACAACCCTTCTCTGGTGAAGCCGGAATCACTGGAGCATTCGCTGATGGCGCTGGAGCGGATCGTGGCGATGGCGGAGGCGGACTACATACCGCTGAACACCCAGCCCTATGGCGAGCCGCAGCTCGGCCGGCGCGGCCTCTACAAGGCCATCGGCGGCCAGCACGACCAGGAGGATGCACGCGCCCGCTTCGACCAGATGACCGTCTTCTGGGTGCTGAACCTCGCCGACGGCACGCACTCCCTGCTGGATATCGCGGAGCGGGCGGGCAAGCCCTTCCCGGCCGTGGCGGCGGCGGCACGGGCCCTGTCGGAGGCCGGGCTGCTGGTGCCGGCAGAAGGCCGGGTGATCGGGCAGGACACGGCAGGCTGA
- a CDS encoding ABC transporter ATP-binding protein: MSKVPVIRLRDLRKSFGPLEVLKGISLEARRGEVLSILGSSGSGKSTLLRCINMLEVPDSGEVSIAGEAIALRHTRHGTRPADMRQVNRLRTRIGMVFQSFNLWSHRTVLENLIEVPVHVQKRPRAECIAEAEALLERVGIADKRDHYPAHLSGGQQQRAAIARALAQRPEVMLFDEPTSALDPELVGEVLRVMRSLAEEGRTMLVVTHEMGFARDVSSRVVFLHQGLIEEEGKPAEIFGAGRSERLRRFLAGGDHS, from the coding sequence ATGAGCAAGGTGCCCGTCATCCGGCTGCGGGACCTGCGCAAGAGCTTCGGTCCGCTGGAGGTGCTGAAAGGCATCTCGCTGGAGGCAAGGCGGGGCGAGGTGCTGTCGATCCTCGGTTCCTCCGGTTCCGGCAAGTCCACCCTGCTCCGCTGCATCAACATGCTGGAGGTGCCCGACAGCGGCGAGGTCAGCATCGCGGGCGAGGCGATCGCCCTGCGCCACACGCGGCATGGCACACGCCCGGCGGATATGCGGCAGGTGAACCGCCTGCGCACGCGCATCGGCATGGTCTTCCAGAGCTTCAATCTCTGGTCCCATCGCACGGTGCTGGAGAACCTGATCGAGGTGCCGGTACATGTGCAGAAGCGCCCGCGCGCGGAATGCATCGCCGAGGCGGAGGCACTGCTGGAACGCGTCGGCATCGCCGACAAGCGCGACCACTATCCGGCGCATCTCTCCGGCGGTCAGCAGCAGCGCGCCGCCATCGCCCGCGCCCTGGCACAGCGGCCGGAGGTGATGCTCTTCGACGAGCCGACCTCGGCCCTCGACCCGGAACTGGTGGGCGAGGTCCTGCGCGTCATGCGTTCCCTGGCGGAGGAAGGACGCACCATGCTGGTGGTGACGCATGAGATGGGCTTTGCCCGCGACGTCTCCTCGCGTGTCGTCTTTCTGCACCAGGGGCTGATCGAGGAGGAAGGCAAGCCGGCGGAGATCTTCGGCGCCGGACGTTCGGAGCGGTTGCGGCGCTTCCTCGCGGGCGGTGACCATTCCTGA
- a CDS encoding ABC transporter permease: MDLPFLADTFLRLLAGVPLTLQLAASSVALGAVLALLLAAMRRSGRRWLDWPARLYIFVFRGTPLLVQLFLIYYGLSQFREIRSTFLWPVLRDPTWCAVIALTLNTAAYGGEIICGGLAAVPQGQMEAARAAGMGRWLLLRRVVMPLALRQALPAYGNELILMVKATSLASIITLMEITGIAAKLIAQSYRTIEVFAVAGAIYLAINFVLTRLVHALERRLNPGRPASLALTIGKGGTA; the protein is encoded by the coding sequence ATGGACCTGCCCTTCCTCGCCGACACCTTCCTGCGCCTGCTGGCCGGGGTGCCGCTGACGCTGCAACTGGCGGCGAGCTCGGTCGCCCTCGGCGCGGTGCTGGCGCTGCTGCTGGCGGCGATGCGGCGGTCCGGCCGGCGCTGGCTGGACTGGCCGGCGCGCCTCTACATCTTCGTCTTTCGCGGCACGCCGCTGCTGGTACAGCTTTTCCTGATCTATTACGGCCTCAGCCAGTTCCGGGAGATCCGCTCGACCTTCCTCTGGCCGGTTCTGCGCGATCCCACCTGGTGCGCGGTGATCGCGCTGACCCTGAACACCGCCGCCTATGGCGGAGAGATCATCTGCGGCGGCCTCGCCGCGGTGCCGCAAGGGCAAATGGAGGCCGCGCGGGCCGCCGGGATGGGGCGCTGGCTGCTGCTGCGGCGCGTGGTGATGCCTCTGGCGCTGCGGCAGGCCCTGCCCGCCTATGGCAACGAGTTGATCCTGATGGTGAAGGCCACCTCGCTCGCCTCGATCATCACGCTGATGGAGATCACCGGCATCGCGGCGAAGCTGATCGCGCAGAGCTATCGCACCATCGAGGTCTTCGCCGTGGCGGGGGCGATCTACCTCGCCATCAACTTCGTGCTGACGCGCCTCGTGCATGCGCTGGAGCGCCGGCTGAATCCCGGACGGCCCGCATCCCTGGCGCTCACCATCGGGAAGGGAGGGACCGCATGA
- a CDS encoding ABC transporter permease gives MTPPGFLDLMGFGPQGWGSAMLLAALVTLAVALSGFLVGLAIGALGAWAKLGGGRLLRTLADAYTTVLRGIPELLVIYLFYFGSSAVLTPLAHLLGAGGFFSLPGFLAGTLAVGVVCGAYHTEVLRGAFRAVPVGEIEAALAAGMPRLLRLRRVVAPLVLRHALPGLGNVWQIVLKDTALISVTGVVELMRQAQIGAGSTRQPFSFFLGAAILYLVISSLSGWGLRRAERQALRGLRRG, from the coding sequence ATGACCCCCCCGGGCTTCCTCGATCTGATGGGATTCGGCCCGCAGGGCTGGGGCAGCGCCATGCTGCTGGCCGCACTGGTGACGCTCGCGGTCGCCCTGTCCGGCTTCCTGGTGGGGCTGGCGATCGGGGCGCTGGGTGCCTGGGCCAAGCTCGGTGGCGGAAGGCTGCTGCGGACCCTGGCGGATGCCTATACGACGGTGCTGCGCGGCATTCCTGAGCTGCTGGTGATCTACCTCTTCTATTTCGGCTCCTCCGCCGTGCTGACGCCGCTCGCGCATCTCCTGGGCGCCGGAGGCTTTTTCAGCCTGCCCGGCTTCCTCGCCGGCACGCTGGCGGTGGGAGTGGTCTGCGGCGCCTATCACACCGAGGTGCTGCGCGGCGCCTTCCGCGCCGTGCCCGTTGGCGAGATCGAGGCCGCGCTGGCCGCCGGCATGCCCCGCCTGCTGCGCCTGCGCCGCGTCGTCGCGCCGCTGGTGCTGCGCCATGCCCTGCCGGGGCTGGGAAATGTCTGGCAGATCGTGCTGAAGGACACCGCCCTGATCTCCGTCACCGGCGTGGTGGAGCTGATGCGGCAGGCGCAGATCGGCGCCGGTTCGACACGGCAGCCCTTCAGCTTCTTCCTGGGGGCGGCGATCCTCTATCTTGTCATCTCCTCCCTCTCCGGCTGGGGCCTGCGGCGTGCCGAGCGGCAGGCCCTGCGCGGGCTGCGGAGAGGCTGA
- a CDS encoding sugar phosphate isomerase/epimerase family protein has product MRRAFSTLGCAELALEEVLALAARHGIPCVELRALEGTVKLPTLFERRYGSPERLAARLAEAPARVVSIGTSLRLIGNTLEDRGAFLRFLPWAEAMGVDSLRVFDGGRIGDVAGLEEAREALSWWRRLRRERGRRAEIAVETHDALADPTALRRFLEMEPGCPILWDSHHTWRKGGAHPAELWRMLRPHVAHIHVKDSLSRPSERFDYSYVLPGEGEFPMQALMAALRADGYAGLLSLEWERLWHRDLPDLETALDTAERRRWW; this is encoded by the coding sequence ATGCGGCGCGCCTTCTCCACGCTGGGTTGCGCGGAGCTGGCGCTGGAAGAAGTCCTGGCCCTCGCCGCGCGGCACGGCATCCCCTGCGTGGAGCTGCGGGCGCTGGAGGGCACGGTGAAGCTGCCCACCCTGTTCGAGAGACGCTATGGCAGCCCGGAGCGCCTCGCGGCACGGCTGGCGGAGGCGCCGGCACGGGTGGTGTCGATCGGCACCTCTCTGCGCCTGATCGGCAACACGCTGGAGGACCGGGGGGCCTTCCTCCGTTTCCTGCCCTGGGCCGAGGCGATGGGTGTGGACAGCCTGCGCGTCTTCGATGGCGGCCGCATCGGGGATGTGGCGGGGCTGGAGGAGGCGCGGGAGGCCCTGTCCTGGTGGCGGAGACTACGGCGGGAGCGGGGCAGGCGGGCGGAGATCGCCGTCGAGACGCATGATGCGCTGGCCGATCCCACGGCGCTGCGCCGCTTCCTGGAGATGGAGCCCGGCTGCCCGATCCTCTGGGACTCCCATCACACCTGGCGCAAGGGCGGCGCGCATCCGGCCGAACTCTGGCGGATGCTGCGCCCGCATGTCGCGCATATCCATGTGAAGGACAGCCTCTCGCGGCCCAGCGAGCGCTTCGACTACAGCTATGTCCTGCCGGGGGAGGGAGAATTCCCCATGCAGGCGCTGATGGCCGCCCTGCGGGCGGATGGCTATGCCGGGTTGCTGAGCCTGGAATGGGAACGCCTCTGGCATCGCGACCTGCCCGATCTGGAAACGGCCCTGGACACCGCGGAACGGAGGCGCTGGTGGTGA
- a CDS encoding ABC transporter ATP-binding protein gives MSIVAERVSWGSGRRMIVDGVTLAARPGRMLGLLGPNGSGKSSLLRLLAGLRHTASGVVTLGGEDIARLSRAAIARRAAFVEQHAVTEAPVTVLDVVRLGRVPHRGPLSGWTEADEAAVNAALRQVGLEALREQRWQTLSGGERQRAQIARALAQTPTELLLDEPTNHLDIRHQLDLLRLVARLPVTSIVALHDLNLAAMFCDELALMQGGRVVAAGRPEAVLTEERIEEVFGVRARVGVSALHGRLLVQFLPG, from the coding sequence GTGAGCATCGTGGCGGAGCGCGTCTCCTGGGGCAGCGGTCGGCGGATGATCGTGGATGGCGTGACGCTGGCCGCCCGGCCGGGTCGCATGCTGGGGCTGCTCGGCCCCAATGGCTCGGGCAAGTCCAGCCTGTTGCGCCTGCTCGCCGGGCTGCGCCACACGGCGAGCGGCGTGGTGACGCTGGGCGGCGAGGATATCGCACGCCTGTCGCGCGCCGCGATCGCCCGGCGCGCCGCCTTCGTCGAGCAGCATGCCGTGACCGAGGCGCCGGTCACCGTGCTCGACGTGGTGCGGCTCGGCCGCGTGCCGCATCGCGGCCCGTTGTCCGGCTGGACGGAGGCGGACGAAGCCGCGGTGAACGCCGCGCTGCGGCAGGTGGGGCTGGAGGCGCTGCGCGAGCAGCGCTGGCAGACCCTCTCCGGTGGCGAACGGCAGCGCGCGCAGATCGCCCGCGCCCTGGCGCAGACACCGACCGAGCTGCTGCTGGACGAACCGACCAACCATCTGGACATCCGGCACCAGCTCGACCTGCTGCGGCTGGTGGCGCGGCTGCCGGTGACCAGCATCGTGGCGCTGCACGACCTGAACCTCGCCGCCATGTTCTGCGACGAGCTGGCGCTGATGCAGGGTGGCCGCGTGGTCGCCGCCGGCAGGCCCGAGGCGGTGCTGACCGAGGAGCGCATCGAGGAGGTCTTCGGCGTGCGGGCGCGGGTGGGGGTCTCGGCCCTGCATGGGCGGCTGCTGGTGCAGTTCCTGCCGGGATAG
- a CDS encoding FecCD family ABC transporter permease, whose protein sequence is MSGLASDGLPLEATRPAIRGLVTARPGTTGQAARLVLALLALLLLGLCVALAVSLGEMPVPLATTFKALANRLLGAGYEVSRIQEGVIWDYRLSRALMAACLGGGLAVAGAVLQALLRNPLAEPYVLGISAGASTGAVAVVVLGLGGGLVSLSGGAFFGALAALLAVAALASASGGGAERVILAGVVASQLFNAITAYVVTTAANAEQARGVMFWLLGNLSGVRWPDLALAAPAVLAASLVCLFQARALDAFTFGADAAMTLGIPVGRVRALLFAVTAAMTAVLVSITGTVGFVGLVVPHAARFLVGPSHARLLPASLIMGAILAVMADILSRILVPQQTLPIGVVTALFGAPAFAVILCRSRRSA, encoded by the coding sequence GTGAGCGGCCTGGCCAGCGACGGCCTGCCGCTGGAGGCCACCCGGCCGGCGATCCGCGGCCTGGTGACGGCCCGGCCCGGCACCACCGGCCAGGCCGCCCGGCTCGTGCTGGCCCTGCTGGCGCTGCTGCTGCTCGGCCTCTGCGTCGCCCTGGCCGTCTCCTTGGGCGAAATGCCGGTGCCTCTCGCCACCACGTTCAAGGCGCTGGCCAACCGGCTCCTCGGCGCGGGCTACGAGGTCAGCCGCATCCAGGAGGGGGTGATCTGGGACTACCGGCTCAGCCGCGCCCTGATGGCGGCCTGCCTGGGCGGCGGACTGGCGGTGGCGGGGGCGGTGCTGCAGGCGCTGCTGCGCAACCCGCTGGCGGAGCCCTATGTGCTGGGCATCTCCGCCGGGGCCTCGACCGGGGCCGTGGCGGTGGTGGTGCTCGGCCTGGGCGGCGGGCTGGTCTCGCTCTCCGGCGGCGCCTTCTTCGGGGCGCTGGCCGCGCTGCTGGCCGTGGCCGCCCTGGCCTCGGCCTCCGGCGGCGGGGCGGAGCGGGTGATCCTGGCCGGCGTCGTCGCCTCGCAGCTCTTCAACGCCATCACCGCCTATGTCGTCACCACCGCGGCGAATGCGGAACAGGCGCGCGGGGTGATGTTCTGGCTGCTCGGCAATCTCAGCGGCGTGCGCTGGCCCGACCTCGCCCTCGCGGCGCCCGCCGTGCTGGCGGCGAGCCTCGTCTGCCTGTTCCAGGCCCGGGCGCTGGATGCCTTCACCTTCGGCGCCGATGCGGCGATGACGCTGGGCATCCCGGTGGGGCGGGTGCGCGCCCTGCTCTTCGCGGTGACGGCGGCGATGACCGCGGTGCTGGTGAGCATCACCGGCACGGTGGGCTTCGTCGGCCTCGTGGTGCCGCATGCCGCGCGCTTCCTGGTCGGCCCCTCCCATGCGCGGCTGCTGCCGGCCTCGCTGATCATGGGGGCGATCCTGGCGGTGATGGCGGATATCCTGTCGCGTATCCTGGTGCCGCAGCAGACCCTGCCGATCGGCGTGGTGACGGCCCTGTTCGGCGCCCCGGCCTTCGCCGTGATCCTCTGCCGGTCGCGCCGTTCGGCATGA
- a CDS encoding ABC transporter substrate-binding protein, whose protein sequence is MPSFPMLSAQAGTRRGRPLRRLAALAVGVGLALSGAMVRPADAEPTRYPLHIRNCGLDLTFPKAPRRVVSIGQSETEILYALGLGDRIAGTALWVEPVLPQFAGEDAKVRRLADNDPSFESVVGQEPDLVTVQLEWHVGPRGRVGRREQFTDLGIPTYISPSDCTGKDNSGSGDGVRSQPYTMELLYQEIEELAAIFDVQDRGAALVAQLRKREADAVAAVASVKAQGLPVVFWFSSRDVKGDAFVAGANGAPGYIARLLGLRNVIHTTEEWPTVSWEAIATANPSVIVMGEMTRRRFPADDVNVKRHFLETDPVTSQMPAVRARRFVVVGAQSMNPTLRTIDGIEAVARGIQALGEQGPAGQGAGAPSQGSGTKP, encoded by the coding sequence ATGCCGTCCTTTCCGATGCTTTCCGCCCAGGCCGGTACGCGCCGGGGCAGGCCGCTGCGGCGCCTGGCCGCCCTCGCCGTCGGGGTGGGCCTTGCCCTGTCCGGCGCCATGGTGCGTCCGGCGGACGCGGAGCCGACCCGCTACCCGCTGCACATCCGCAACTGCGGGCTGGACCTGACCTTTCCGAAGGCGCCGCGCCGGGTGGTCTCCATCGGCCAGTCGGAGACGGAGATCCTCTACGCCCTCGGCCTGGGCGACCGGATCGCCGGCACCGCGCTCTGGGTGGAGCCGGTGCTGCCGCAATTCGCCGGGGAGGACGCCAAGGTCCGCCGCCTCGCGGACAATGATCCGAGCTTCGAATCCGTGGTGGGCCAGGAGCCGGATCTCGTCACCGTGCAGCTCGAATGGCATGTCGGGCCGCGTGGCCGGGTCGGGCGGCGGGAGCAGTTCACCGATCTCGGCATTCCCACCTACATCTCGCCCTCGGACTGCACGGGCAAGGACAATTCCGGCAGCGGCGACGGGGTGCGGAGCCAGCCCTACACGATGGAGCTGCTCTACCAGGAGATCGAGGAGCTCGCCGCGATCTTCGACGTGCAGGACCGCGGCGCCGCGCTGGTGGCGCAACTGAGGAAGCGCGAGGCCGATGCCGTGGCAGCCGTCGCCTCGGTGAAGGCGCAGGGCCTGCCGGTGGTCTTCTGGTTCTCCAGCCGCGACGTGAAGGGCGATGCCTTCGTCGCCGGCGCCAATGGCGCGCCGGGCTACATCGCGCGGCTGCTGGGCCTGCGCAACGTCATCCACACGACCGAGGAATGGCCGACCGTGAGCTGGGAGGCCATCGCCACCGCCAACCCCTCGGTGATCGTGATGGGCGAGATGACGCGCCGCCGCTTCCCCGCCGATGACGTGAACGTCAAGCGGCACTTCCTGGAGACGGACCCGGTCACCAGCCAGATGCCGGCGGTGCGGGCGAGGCGCTTCGTGGTGGTGGGTGCGCAGTCGATGAACCCGACGCTGCGCACCATCGACGGAATCGAGGCCGTGGCCAGGGGCATCCAGGCTCTGGGAGAGCAGGGCCCGGCCGGCCAGGGCGCAGGAGCCCCATCCCAGGGAAGCGGGACGAAGCCGTGA